One Nocardiopsis gilva YIM 90087 genomic window, CAGATGCAAACGGCCGTCCTTGAGACGGAATCCGCGCCGGGTGTAGTTCAGACTCGGCAGGGATTGGCGCTTCTTCTTCCATCGGGGCATCCCCGCACGCTGCCGCATGGGCAGGCGTTCCTTGATGTCCTTCAGGGCCTTGGCGCGGGATTTCGCGAAATCCCGGATGGTCTGCTGCTGCGGGACGCTGCTTCCCTCGCGCAGCCACGCCGACGTCTGACGGGCCTGGGTCAGCATCGTGTCCAGCCGGGCCGGGCCGCATGTCACCTTCTGGCCGGTGGCCTTGTTGTGCGTGTGCACCTGTTTGGACTTGGCAACGCACTCGTTCCACACCCAACGGCACCGGTTCCACTCACCGATGAGGGCGGTGTGGGCGGTGGCCGACACGCGAAGCCGGTAGGTGTACCGGGCCTGCCCGGTATCTCCGGTGTTCTTCGGTGTCGCCATGTCCTGCAACGTATCGGGTGGGTGCGACAGGCGCCGTCTGGCCTATCGGCACGACGGCTTTCCTTGTCCCGCTACGCGGGGAACCGGATTCCCCCGGCCTGAACGCCGGGGCATCCTCCGGAAGGTTCGGTGACGAGGGAATCGGCCACCCCGCACCCTCCGTACCGTGCCGTCCGCCGCCCATGATCGCGGCGCCTGCCCGCATTCTCCCGGGCACAGTGCTGCGCAAGCACGCGGCCGCGCAGAGCCGACGGGCCCCGACGGTCTTCGCCCGCTCGGCGAACGGGGAGTTCGTGGCGGCCGCGGCGACCGTGCGTTCCTGCCTCTGCGTGGAAATCTACAACAGCAGCTTGGGCCCCTTGTCGCCCGGGTTCTCGCAGCCGAACTCCTCCAGACACAGAAGATCGACCTTGCTGTCGCGGGCGATCACCGACGAGGGCCGGTTGGCCGCCTCCCAGGACGAACCGCCCACGAGCGAGGACTTCGCCGACGCCTGAACCGCGCGGATCCCCGCTGGGGCGGCGGCACCGTCGGAAGCACCGCCCGGCCACCGAGGGGGCACACGCGTGTCGAGGAGTGGTTAGCGCGTGCCCGCGTAACGGCGATCCAGGAAGTCTCCGACGGCGCGGGCGAAGCGGTCGGGCTCCTCGGCATACAGCCAGTGCCCGCACCCGGGGAACACCACGGTCTCGACGTCGGGGCGCTCCCGGGCCATCGTGCGGGCGCGGTCGGCAGCGAGCATGAAGCTGTCACCCCCACGCAGCAGCAGCGCAGGTTGGGCGGCAGAGCACCAGTGCTCGCCGTGGTCACCGATCAGCGACTGCTGCGAGGCCATCATGTCCTGGTAGTCGAAGAGCAGCCCCCAGCCGTCGTCGAACTCGACGGCGCTGTCCATGAAGAACCACGCGGGCACCCCCTGCGCCGCGATAGCCGCAGCGAGCGCGTCGCGCGAGGCGGCACGGCGTGGCCATCCGGACACATCCAGGACCGGCTGCACCTCGGGCTCCTGGTTGACGGTGCCTATGTCGACGACGATCAGCGCCCCCACCAGATCGCGGTGGCGCGCGGCCAGCCGGTAGGCGATCACGCCGCCCATGGAGTGCCCCAGCACTGCGGCCTGTCTCAGGCCCAGCTGGCGGAGGAGTGCCGCCGCGTCGGCGACATAGGCCTCCGGGCGGAGGTCTCCGCCGTGGTCAGAGCGCCCGTGGGCACGCTGGTCGAGCGCGATCACGCGGTAGCGCCTGCTCAGTGCGCGCGCCAGTGGCGCGAAGATCCGCCCGCGCGAGAAATGCCCGTGCAGCGCGAGCAGGGGCGGCCCCTCACCGCCGAAGTCGAGGTAGGCGAGCCTGCGGCCGTTGACGTGAATGAAGGATTCGTCGGTCGTCACGGCTCTTGATCGTGCCTGAGCCGCTCGACGCGGCCAACCGAGTTTCCGTGGAGTGCGGGTCACCCGCCGCGTCGGCCGACGGCGGTGAGGTCGATGTCGATCGGGTAGGGGGCCGATGTCTTCAACCGGTCGTGGTGGATACCCCAGACCGCGTAGCAGGCCGTTACGGTATCGAGTTCGTAGAGGTAGGCAACAACCCGTGAACCCTCCTGCTCGATCCGCCAGTAGTGCTGGATTCCCGCCCTGGCGTACTTCTGCGGCTTGGTCTCGCGGTCACGCTCCCGGAATTCCGGAGACACCGCTTCAACGGCGAGGAGGACGTCCGACGCGAGATAGTGGGTCGCTTGGGGGTCGACCGCCTCGGCCGCGATAACGATGACGTCCGGTTCTGGCATCTGCCGTTCGCCGATACGCACCGACATCTCGCGGGTCGCCCGTAGGTGTTCAGGGGCCTGCCGGTCGAGTTCCTTACTGAACAGCTCGACGACCCAGCTGTGCCACTGCATCCGCGGACTCGCGAAAACGAGGCTGCCGTCGATGAGCTCGGTGTGCGGGGGAAGGCCGCGCATCTGAAGGAACTCGTCGGCGGTGAACCCACGAACCAGCCAGTCGGGAACCCGCTCGGTCGGCTCAGGAAGCGGCCCGGCAGCCATGGACTCAACCTATCCACACAGGGGGGACTCGGCAGGTGTTTCGCGCTCTCTTCCGTTCCGCCGTGAATACCGTTAACGTTTCGTGTGGTGGCGCGAATCACACGCTTGTGCGTGCTGTGGCGCGCACGGTCGGCGAAGGGAACACGATGAGCCCCGAACCCGCGATGCCCGTCCCCGCACCCCTCGACCCGCAGACCGGTCCCAGTGGCGACTACGAGGACCTGGTCGACGACGAACTCCTCGTGGAAGACGTCTCCATCGACGGCATGTGCGGCGTCTACTAGAAGCCCCAGGGATGCCGGCCATGCCCGAGCCCGCGGACCTCGACCTCGACCGCGCCTGGGATGTGCACCCCCAGGTCGCCGTGCGCCCCGAACCGTTCGGCGCACTGCTCTACCACTTCGGCACCCGCCGCCTGTCATTCCTGAAGGACCCCCGGCTCCTGGACGTCGTGCGCGGGCTGCCCGACCACCCCAGCGCCCGCGCGGCCTGCGCCCAGGCCGGCGTCACCGAGGCCGAACTGCCCCGCTACGCCCGCGCGCTGGCCCGGCTGGCCGCCACCCACATGGTCATCGAACGTCCCCACGCCCCTGCCCCCGCGAAGGACCGCCCGTGACCCATGCGACACCCCCACCGCCCGCCTCCGGCACGCGCCTGGTCGACCACTTCGAGCACGGCCTGTCCTCCCCCATCTGCCTGACCTGGGAGCTCACCTACGCCTGCAACCTGGCATGCGTGCACTGCCTGTCCAGCTCCGGGCGGCGCGACCCGCACGAACTGACCACCGCCGAAGCCAGGGCCGTCATCGACGAGCTGGCGGCCATGCAGGTCTTCTACGTCAACATCGGCGGCGGCGAACCCACCGTCCGCCCCGACTTCTGGGAGCTGCTCGACTACGCCACCACCCACCACGTCGGCGTCAAGTTCTCCACCAACGGCGTGAAGATCACCGACACCGTGGCACGCCGCCTGGCCGCCAACGACTACGTCGACGTGCAGATCTCCCTGGACGGCGCCACCGCCGAGGTCAACGACGCCGTGCGCGGCCCCGGCTCCTATGCCACCGCGCTGCGCGCCCTGGACCACCTGGCCGCGGCCGACACGGGCGGCGTCAAACTCTCGGTGGTGGTCACCCGGCACAACATCGACCAGCTGGATGCCCTGCTGGGGCTGGCCGACCGCTACGGCGCCACGCTGCGGCTCACCCGTCTGCGCCCGGCGGGCCGCGGGGCGCGCGTGTGGAACGAGCTGCACCCCACCCCCGCCCAGCAGCGTGCCCTGTACGACTGGCTGCTGGACCACGGCCAGCGGGTCCTCACCGGCGACTCGTTCTTCCACCTGTCGGCCTACGGCCACGCCCTGCCCGGCCTCAACCTGTGCGGCGCCGGGCGCGTGGTGTGCCTGATCGACCCACTCGGCGACGTCTATGCCTGCCCGTTCGCCATCCACGAGGAATTCTGGGCCGGGTCGGTGCGCGACCCGGGCGGGTTCACCCGGGTGTGGCGCTCCTCGGAGCTGTTCGCCCGGCTGCGCCGACCCGACACCGGCGGGGCCTGCGCCTCCTGCGACGCCTACGACGCCTGCCGGGGCGGGTGCATGGCGGCCAAGTTCTTCACCGGGCTGCCGCTGCAGGGACCCGACCCCGAGTGCGTCAAAGGGCACGGCGCCCACGCCCTGAACGGCGTCGACGCCGCCCGCACGCCCCGCCCCAGCCCCGACCACTCGCACCGGACCGGGCCGAGGGGCGCCCCTCCCGCCTCTCGGCCCCACGGCCGGTCGTCCCCGGGCCCCGTGCCGGTGACCATCGGCCGCCGCCCGCCGGCCGCACCGTGCGCCGAGCACCCCCTAGCCGACGTCCCCCCGACGCCCGAGCCGCCCGGTGGTCGCGCATGCGGGAGCTGACCGGCCCGGTGGAGCTGGCCGGCCGCCGGGCACCCGCGCGCGTGGTGTTCGGCCCACACGCGACCAACCTCGGCGACGGCCGCGCCCTGTCACCGCGCCACACCGCTTACTACGAGCGGCGCGCCGCCGGCGGGGCCGGGGTGATCATCACCGAGACGGCCTCCGTCCACGCCGACGACCACCCCTATGAGCGCGCCCCGCTGGCCGCCGCGTGCCGCCACGGGTGGGCCGCGGTGGCCGAGGCCTGCCACGCCCACCGCGCCCTGGTGCTGGCCGGGCTCGGGCACGCCGGCTCCCAGGGCTCCAGCGCCTACTCCCAGCGTGTGTTGTGGGCGCCCTCGCCCGTGGCCGACGTCATCAGCCGCGAGATGCCCGCGGCCATGGAACGCGAGCAGATCGCCGAGGTCGTGGCGGGCTTCGGCGACGCCGCCGCGCTGGCCGCGCAGGCCGGGCTCGACGGGGTGGAGGTCGACGCGGGCGCCTGGGCGCTGCTGCGCCAGTTCCACTCGGCGCTGACCAACACCCGCACCGACGCATACGGGGCCGACCGGCTGCGGCTGACCCGCGAGGTGCTGGCGGCGGTGCGGTCCTCCATCGGGCCGGGGCGCGTGCTGGCGCTGCGGCTGTCGTGCGACGAGCTGGCCCCCTGGGCTGGTGTCACCCCCGAGGCGGCGGCCGTCCAGGTGGCGGAGCTGGCCGGGGAGGTGGATCTGCTGACGGTGGTGCGCGGCGGCCCGTTGGCGCCGCGCGCCTACCGCCCCGACCTGCACACCCCGCCGGGGTTCAACCGCGAGCTGTGCGCGGCGATGCGCGCGGCGGCGGCCGGCCGGTGCGCGGTGGTGCTGCAGGGCAGCGTCGTGGACGCCGACCAGGCGCGCTCGGCGCTGGCCGCGGGGGTGGCCGACCTGGTGGAGATGACCCGGGCCCAGATCGCCGACCCGGACCTGGTGGCCTGGGCGCGCGCCGGGGCGGTGGAGCGGATCCGCCCGTGTGTGCTGTGCAACCAGGCCTGCCAGGTCCGCGACCCGCGCAACCCGGTGGTGTCGTGCATCGCCGAGCCGCGCAGCGGGCACGAGGGCCAGGACCCGCCCGTGGCCGGGGAAGCCCCCGCGCAACGCGAAGTGCTGGTGGTCGGCGGCGGCACGGCGGGGCTGGAGTGCGCCCGGGTGCTGGCGCTGCGCGGACACCGGGTCACCCTGGCCGAACGCGCCGGGCACCTGGGCGGAATGCTGCGCACGGCCACCGCCCCCGACAGCGGCGCCACGGCCTCAAGCCGCCGGCGGCTGGGGCTGCTGGTCGACTGGTGGGAGCGGGAGTGCCGCCGCCTGGGCGTGCGCGTGGAGCTCCAGCGGAGCATCGGCGTCGCCGACCTGGACGCGGCGGCCCAGGCGGGCCGCGACGTGGTGCTGGCCACGGGGTCGCGCCCCGCCGAGGGGCCCGCCCTGCCCCACACCCCCGGCCCGGGCGGGCACGACGAGGACGATGCGCCGGTGTGGCTGGATATCGCCGACGTGCTCGTCCGCCGCAGCCTGCTGCCCGCCGACGGGCCGCTGGTCCTGTACGACCCCGTGGGCGGACCGGTGGCGGTCGCGGCCTCCGAATGGCTGGCCGACCTGGGACGCGGCGTCCACCTCGTGACGCCCGCCCGCATCGTGGGCGAGCGGCTGGCGCTGTGCGGGGATCTGGCCGACGCCAACGCGCGGCTGCAGCGCGCCGGCGTCGCCCGCCACCCGCGCTCCCGGCTGTGCGCGGCGCGAAGGGGGCGGGTCGTGCTGGAGGACGTGTGGACCGCCCAGCGGCGCGAGATCGGCTGCGCCGGGGTGGTCGACTGCGGGCACCGGCTGCCCGAGGAGTCCCTGTACACCCTGCGCCCCGGCACGCCGCGCGCCGGGGACTGCGTGGCGCCGCGCACCGTGCTCGAAGCGGTCCTGGAGGGGCGCCGCCGCGCGCTGGACCTGGACGCGCCCGCACACCAGAAGGCGCCCCACCGGGCCGCCCCCGCGCCCCGGTGACCCCGGCCCAGGAGCCCACGAGCAGGAGAGGAGGCGCCGATGAACCCGCCCGGGCCCGCCGCCGGACGCGGCACCTACCGCCACCTGTTCACCCCGCTGCGCCTGGGCCCACTGACGGTAGCCAACCGCATCGTGTTCTGCGCCCACCTGACCAACTACGCCGACAACGGCCGCCCCACCGCCCAGCACGCGGCCTACTACGCCGCCCGCGCGGCGGGCGGGGCCGGGCTGATCATCACCGAGGAGCACTCCACCCACCCCACCGACCGCCCCTACGAAAAACTCATCGAGGGCTATGCGCCCGGCGTCGTCGACGACTACCGGCGCCTCACCGATGCCGTCCA contains:
- a CDS encoding mycofactocin system FadH/OYE family oxidoreductase 1 — protein: MRELTGPVELAGRRAPARVVFGPHATNLGDGRALSPRHTAYYERRAAGGAGVIITETASVHADDHPYERAPLAAACRHGWAAVAEACHAHRALVLAGLGHAGSQGSSAYSQRVLWAPSPVADVISREMPAAMEREQIAEVVAGFGDAAALAAQAGLDGVEVDAGAWALLRQFHSALTNTRTDAYGADRLRLTREVLAAVRSSIGPGRVLALRLSCDELAPWAGVTPEAAAVQVAELAGEVDLLTVVRGGPLAPRAYRPDLHTPPGFNRELCAAMRAAAAGRCAVVLQGSVVDADQARSALAAGVADLVEMTRAQIADPDLVAWARAGAVERIRPCVLCNQACQVRDPRNPVVSCIAEPRSGHEGQDPPVAGEAPAQREVLVVGGGTAGLECARVLALRGHRVTLAERAGHLGGMLRTATAPDSGATASSRRRLGLLVDWWERECRRLGVRVELQRSIGVADLDAAAQAGRDVVLATGSRPAEGPALPHTPGPGGHDEDDAPVWLDIADVLVRRSLLPADGPLVLYDPVGGPVAVAASEWLADLGRGVHLVTPARIVGERLALCGDLADANARLQRAGVARHPRSRLCAARRGRVVLEDVWTAQRREIGCAGVVDCGHRLPEESLYTLRPGTPRAGDCVAPRTVLEAVLEGRRRALDLDAPAHQKAPHRAAPAPR
- the mftB gene encoding mycofactocin biosynthesis chaperone MftB (MftB, a small protein, is a peptide chaperone that assists the radical SAM enzyme MftC in performing two modifications to the C-terminal Val-Tyr dipeptide of the mycofactocin precursor peptide, MftA. MftB's role is analogous to the role of PqqD in the biosynthesis of PQQ, a cofactor that derives entirely from a Tyr and a Glu in the precursor PqqA.): MPEPADLDLDRAWDVHPQVAVRPEPFGALLYHFGTRRLSFLKDPRLLDVVRGLPDHPSARAACAQAGVTEAELPRYARALARLAATHMVIERPHAPAPAKDRP
- a CDS encoding alpha/beta fold hydrolase encodes the protein MTTDESFIHVNGRRLAYLDFGGEGPPLLALHGHFSRGRIFAPLARALSRRYRVIALDQRAHGRSDHGGDLRPEAYVADAAALLRQLGLRQAAVLGHSMGGVIAYRLAARHRDLVGALIVVDIGTVNQEPEVQPVLDVSGWPRRAASRDALAAAIAAQGVPAWFFMDSAVEFDDGWGLLFDYQDMMASQQSLIGDHGEHWCSAAQPALLLRGGDSFMLAADRARTMARERPDVETVVFPGCGHWLYAEEPDRFARAVGDFLDRRYAGTR
- a CDS encoding Uma2 family endonuclease; the encoded protein is MAAGPLPEPTERVPDWLVRGFTADEFLQMRGLPPHTELIDGSLVFASPRMQWHSWVVELFSKELDRQAPEHLRATREMSVRIGERQMPEPDVIVIAAEAVDPQATHYLASDVLLAVEAVSPEFRERDRETKPQKYARAGIQHYWRIEQEGSRVVAYLYELDTVTACYAVWGIHHDRLKTSAPYPIDIDLTAVGRRGG
- the mftA gene encoding mycofactocin precursor MftA (Mycofactocin is a small molecule electron carrier derived from the final two amino acids, Val-Tyr, of MftA, the mycofactocin precursor. It plays a role in redox homeostasis and the metabolism of alcohols and aldehydes in Actinobacteria, including Mycobacterium tuberculosis.), giving the protein MSPEPAMPVPAPLDPQTGPSGDYEDLVDDELLVEDVSIDGMCGVY
- the mftC gene encoding mycofactocin radical SAM maturase (MftC is a radical SAM/SPASM enzyme that catalyzes the first two steps in biosynthesis of the electron carrier mycofactocin from the terminal Val-Tyr dipeptide of the precursor peptide MftA.), with product MTHATPPPPASGTRLVDHFEHGLSSPICLTWELTYACNLACVHCLSSSGRRDPHELTTAEARAVIDELAAMQVFYVNIGGGEPTVRPDFWELLDYATTHHVGVKFSTNGVKITDTVARRLAANDYVDVQISLDGATAEVNDAVRGPGSYATALRALDHLAAADTGGVKLSVVVTRHNIDQLDALLGLADRYGATLRLTRLRPAGRGARVWNELHPTPAQQRALYDWLLDHGQRVLTGDSFFHLSAYGHALPGLNLCGAGRVVCLIDPLGDVYACPFAIHEEFWAGSVRDPGGFTRVWRSSELFARLRRPDTGGACASCDAYDACRGGCMAAKFFTGLPLQGPDPECVKGHGAHALNGVDAARTPRPSPDHSHRTGPRGAPPASRPHGRSSPGPVPVTIGRRPPAAPCAEHPLADVPPTPEPPGGRACGS